One window of Coriobacteriia bacterium genomic DNA carries:
- a CDS encoding glycosyltransferase, whose product MRPTLSVVIPALNEASGIAHLLEQLAEQTTPPDQVVLADAHSIDDTRAIARAAGALVVDGGMPAVGRNAGAGVATGEMLLFLDADVDLDSDFIESAVAEFLERDLTIAGARIEPLEREPGNLFACEVANFYLEAMQYVSPHAPGFCMLTRKATHEAIGGFDEEVLLAEDHDYAQRAAKLGKFRILRTGPVRTSMRRIEKEGILQLAFKYVYCELHVVAGQKIYEVPFDYEFASFGEKDRARSLVAIDELRAQLGDVRQTLTELSEETREALWQLAQTEVAPERFEAALARVGGADAARLRRYVGARVRLARRGPRAAIARVREAAGSVWAEVTRVFE is encoded by the coding sequence ATGCGCCCCACGCTCTCCGTCGTCATCCCCGCGCTCAACGAGGCCTCCGGAATCGCTCACCTGCTCGAGCAGCTCGCCGAGCAGACCACGCCGCCCGACCAGGTGGTGCTCGCCGACGCACACTCGATCGACGACACGCGTGCGATCGCCCGGGCGGCCGGCGCGCTCGTCGTCGATGGCGGGATGCCGGCCGTGGGCCGCAATGCAGGAGCCGGCGTCGCCACCGGCGAGATGCTGCTCTTCCTCGACGCCGACGTCGATCTCGACTCCGACTTCATCGAGTCCGCGGTCGCCGAGTTCCTCGAGCGCGACCTCACGATCGCCGGGGCGCGCATCGAGCCGCTCGAACGAGAGCCCGGCAACCTGTTCGCGTGCGAGGTCGCCAACTTCTACCTCGAAGCCATGCAGTACGTGTCACCGCACGCGCCAGGCTTCTGCATGCTCACGCGCAAGGCGACTCACGAGGCGATCGGCGGGTTCGACGAGGAGGTGTTGCTCGCCGAGGACCACGACTACGCGCAGCGCGCCGCCAAGCTCGGCAAGTTCCGGATTCTTCGAACCGGGCCGGTGCGCACATCGATGCGACGCATCGAGAAGGAGGGCATCCTCCAACTCGCGTTCAAGTACGTCTACTGCGAGCTGCACGTGGTGGCGGGTCAGAAGATCTACGAGGTGCCCTTTGACTACGAGTTCGCATCGTTTGGCGAGAAGGACCGCGCGCGGTCCCTGGTGGCCATCGACGAACTCCGCGCGCAGCTCGGCGACGTGCGTCAGACGCTCACCGAGCTTTCCGAGGAGACCCGCGAGGCCCTGTGGCAGCTCGCGCAGACCGAGGTCGCGCCTGAGCGGTTCGAGGCCGCGCTCGCGCGCGTCGGGGGAGCGGACGCCGCACGGCTGCGCCGCTACGTGGGAGCTCGCGTGCGTCTCGCCCGACGCGGCCCGCGTGCGGCGATCGCCCGCGTGCGCGAGGCAGCAGGCAGCGTGTGGGCCGAGGTCACGCGGGTCTTCGAATAG
- a CDS encoding winged helix-turn-helix transcriptional regulator, with protein MGDALLDELDDVILRMGRLMSARHFGSECNAPDAITLSQALLMRAIESHGAVKMSEVAALLAIKAPAASAAIDALEREGYVERAADPSDRRVTLVTLTPLGCDALHAAETRRRDAMRRHMAVLTDDEIRTLITIHHKLIDAMVASAP; from the coding sequence ATGGGCGACGCACTTCTCGACGAACTCGATGACGTGATTCTGCGCATGGGACGCCTCATGTCGGCACGTCACTTCGGTTCCGAGTGCAACGCGCCCGACGCGATCACGCTCTCTCAAGCGCTCCTCATGCGCGCCATCGAATCGCACGGCGCGGTCAAGATGAGCGAGGTCGCCGCCCTGCTGGCGATCAAGGCGCCCGCCGCATCGGCTGCGATCGATGCGCTCGAGCGTGAAGGCTACGTCGAGCGCGCGGCGGACCCCTCCGATCGCCGAGTCACGCTCGTGACGCTCACCCCGCTCGGTTGCGACGCGCTTCACGCCGCCGAGACCCGTCGCCGAGACGCGATGCGCCGCCACATGGCGGTGCTCACCGACGACGAGATCCGAACGCTCATCACGATCCACCACAAGCTCATCGACGCCATGGTGGCGTCTGCGCCCTGA
- a CDS encoding efflux RND transporter permease subunit: MDRITKFALKNAAAIIIVAVLAVAGGIYSASQLKRETMPDINIPVVAIVTPYPGAAPNDVYDNVTKPMEAAIAAVPGVEKVQATSADSVSAVIAQFSFSADMDKAEQEIKKAADAVKLPETAVTPQIKRISFGSAPILKMAITGGESESELRAVARDTVVPALGSVAGVGQASIASDYQNSVRIKLDPKKLRKHGLTASGVTQQLQAANLSFPVGAVDVADVNQPIRVSGTLGTVDDIKNFSVAIYPNTNAMFGDAFASIGKGFGALGGALGKIGAGMGQLGSGMGQLGQGLGGVAGLQQLQASLVQLQIPYEKAAAQNASAQKIYDKAQAIVSDPTTATAGGPSDHDRTLAQDVSDDASATLKSTSAQMAALAPQIGYVKAAIAGVQGQLSGLNSGGSSSGMSSGGSSGGSSGGMSMGSSSMSSPKIKLIKLKDIAEVTYGPGEVVGSRANGEPAVLIDIVKTQDANTVDVSKDVRAEMDRLSGQLPRGAEVTYAYDASVGINASVDGMVREGLLGALFAFIVILLFLRNWRSTIIAVVSIPMSVVIALVALKFTGVTLNVMTLGGLTVAIGRVVDDSIVVIENIYRHLSKGEPRTPETIRKAVSEVSSAITSSTITTVAVFLPLGLVTGIIGKIFRPFAITVGIALLASLLVAVTIVPLMAKWTLLRAKVKQEPEGDTKVQAWYKRMLGWALGHKAVVLAGAMALLVGSLALVPYIGTGFVPESKEKYVNVTVEYPEGTKAATVDKTMQAIEDKLSAEKAVLVYNTNVGSAGGFDLSNGVTGTNRGAIFVKLDSEADTRKIVSEMRTEFKEIDSAAKITINAQSAAGSNSTIEAVVTGDSLADIRTGAEAVTEALDGLEGVENVANNLGQERKQIAITVDEKKAAKQGLNAAMVAGTVRSLVAEQSLGTVKIDGNDTPILYSLKLSKVTGIKQIKNITLDTPLGKKIKLSKIASVVETGSPVSVLTKEGDEYASVSGSITSRDTGSVITAAKERIAKVSLPEGVSVEVGGTAEQMNESFAQLGIAMLIAIGAVYLVMVLAFGEAVAPLAIMFSLPLAIIGGLLGLFVMKLPLDIPALIGALMLIGIVVTNAIVLIELVQQKRENGESINDALRDAGATRMRPILMTALATIFALVPLASGFAEGALISQSLAVIVIGGLTTSTALTLVVVPVAYALLEGWREKLLGSRHETPEGDGPEGGSDGDGPEFGPDDFETIPE; encoded by the coding sequence GTGGACCGCATAACCAAGTTCGCACTCAAGAACGCTGCAGCGATCATCATCGTCGCAGTGCTTGCCGTCGCCGGAGGCATCTACTCCGCGTCGCAGCTCAAGCGCGAGACGATGCCGGACATCAACATCCCGGTCGTGGCGATCGTCACGCCGTACCCCGGTGCTGCGCCCAACGACGTCTACGACAACGTGACGAAGCCCATGGAGGCGGCGATCGCCGCCGTCCCGGGTGTCGAGAAGGTGCAGGCGACCTCGGCCGACTCCGTCTCGGCGGTCATCGCGCAGTTCTCGTTCTCAGCCGACATGGACAAGGCCGAGCAAGAGATCAAGAAGGCCGCAGACGCCGTGAAGTTGCCCGAGACGGCAGTCACGCCGCAGATCAAGCGCATCAGCTTCGGCTCGGCACCGATCCTCAAGATGGCGATCACCGGCGGCGAGTCCGAGTCCGAGCTGCGGGCGGTTGCACGCGACACGGTCGTGCCGGCGCTCGGTTCGGTTGCGGGCGTGGGTCAGGCGTCCATCGCGAGCGACTACCAGAACTCGGTGCGGATCAAGCTCGATCCCAAGAAGCTGCGCAAGCACGGTCTCACCGCTTCGGGTGTCACCCAGCAGCTCCAGGCCGCGAACCTCTCGTTCCCGGTCGGCGCGGTCGACGTGGCCGACGTGAATCAGCCCATCCGCGTCTCGGGCACGCTTGGTACGGTCGACGACATCAAGAACTTCTCGGTGGCGATCTATCCCAACACCAACGCGATGTTCGGTGACGCGTTCGCCTCGATCGGCAAGGGCTTCGGCGCGCTTGGCGGGGCGCTCGGCAAGATCGGCGCGGGCATGGGGCAGCTCGGCAGCGGCATGGGGCAGCTGGGGCAGGGTCTCGGCGGCGTCGCCGGACTGCAGCAGCTGCAGGCGTCGCTCGTCCAGCTGCAGATCCCCTACGAGAAGGCCGCTGCTCAGAACGCCTCGGCGCAGAAGATCTACGACAAGGCACAGGCGATCGTGAGCGACCCGACCACGGCCACGGCCGGCGGCCCATCCGATCACGACCGCACGCTCGCGCAGGACGTGAGCGACGACGCGAGCGCGACGCTGAAGAGCACCAGCGCGCAGATGGCTGCGCTCGCGCCGCAGATCGGCTACGTGAAGGCCGCCATCGCTGGTGTGCAGGGCCAGCTGTCCGGGCTGAACTCGGGCGGCTCGAGCTCGGGTATGTCGTCGGGCGGGTCGTCCGGCGGATCCTCGGGTGGCATGAGCATGGGCAGCAGCTCCATGAGTTCGCCCAAGATCAAGCTCATCAAGCTCAAGGACATCGCCGAAGTCACCTACGGGCCCGGTGAGGTCGTGGGTAGCCGTGCCAATGGCGAGCCAGCCGTCCTCATCGACATCGTCAAGACGCAGGACGCCAACACCGTCGACGTCTCCAAGGACGTCCGGGCCGAGATGGACAGGCTCTCCGGGCAGCTTCCCAGGGGCGCAGAGGTCACGTACGCCTACGACGCGTCGGTGGGCATCAACGCATCGGTCGACGGCATGGTCCGCGAGGGTCTGCTCGGCGCGCTGTTCGCGTTCATCGTCATCCTGTTGTTCCTGCGCAACTGGCGCTCGACCATCATCGCCGTCGTCTCGATCCCGATGTCGGTCGTCATCGCGCTCGTCGCGCTCAAGTTCACAGGCGTCACCTTGAACGTCATGACGCTCGGCGGCCTGACTGTGGCCATCGGCCGCGTGGTCGACGACTCCATCGTCGTCATCGAGAACATCTACCGACACCTCTCGAAGGGCGAGCCGCGCACTCCCGAGACGATCCGCAAGGCCGTCTCGGAGGTCTCCTCGGCGATCACGAGCTCGACGATCACCACGGTCGCGGTGTTCCTGCCGCTGGGCCTGGTCACGGGCATCATCGGCAAGATCTTCCGTCCGTTCGCCATCACGGTGGGCATCGCGCTGCTTGCGTCGCTGCTCGTCGCGGTCACGATCGTGCCGCTCATGGCGAAGTGGACGCTGCTGCGCGCCAAGGTGAAGCAGGAACCTGAGGGCGATACGAAGGTACAGGCGTGGTACAAGCGCATGCTCGGATGGGCGCTCGGCCACAAGGCGGTCGTGCTCGCCGGCGCAATGGCGCTTCTCGTGGGCTCGCTCGCGCTCGTGCCCTACATCGGCACCGGCTTCGTGCCTGAGAGCAAGGAGAAGTACGTCAACGTCACGGTCGAGTATCCCGAGGGCACGAAGGCTGCGACCGTCGACAAGACGATGCAGGCCATCGAGGACAAGCTCTCTGCCGAGAAGGCGGTGCTCGTCTACAACACCAACGTCGGCTCGGCCGGTGGATTCGATCTGAGCAACGGTGTGACCGGCACCAACCGCGGTGCGATCTTCGTCAAGCTCGATAGCGAGGCCGATACGCGCAAGATCGTCTCGGAGATGCGCACCGAGTTCAAGGAGATCGACTCGGCGGCCAAGATCACCATCAACGCTCAGAGCGCTGCGGGTTCGAACTCGACGATCGAAGCGGTCGTGACCGGCGACTCGCTCGCCGACATCCGCACGGGAGCCGAAGCGGTGACCGAGGCGCTCGATGGCCTGGAGGGCGTGGAGAACGTCGCGAACAACCTCGGCCAGGAGCGCAAGCAGATAGCGATCACGGTCGACGAGAAGAAGGCTGCCAAGCAGGGGCTCAACGCCGCGATGGTCGCGGGCACCGTGCGCAGCCTCGTCGCCGAGCAGAGCCTGGGCACCGTGAAGATCGACGGTAACGACACGCCGATTCTGTACTCGCTGAAGCTCTCGAAGGTCACGGGCATCAAGCAGATCAAGAACATCACGCTGGACACGCCGCTCGGCAAGAAGATCAAGCTGTCCAAGATCGCCTCAGTGGTCGAGACCGGTAGCCCGGTCTCGGTGCTCACGAAGGAGGGTGACGAGTACGCTTCCGTTTCCGGCAGTATCACCTCACGTGACACCGGTTCGGTCATCACCGCTGCCAAGGAGCGCATCGCGAAGGTCAGCCTGCCCGAGGGCGTCTCGGTCGAGGTCGGCGGAACCGCCGAGCAGATGAACGAGAGCTTCGCTCAGCTCGGCATCGCGATGCTCATCGCCATCGGTGCGGTCTATCTGGTCATGGTGCTCGCGTTCGGCGAGGCTGTGGCGCCGCTCGCGATCATGTTCTCGCTTCCGCTCGCCATCATCGGCGGCCTGCTCGGGCTGTTCGTGATGAAGCTGCCGCTCGACATCCCGGCGTTGATCGGTGCGCTGATGCTCATCGGCATCGTCGTGACCAACGCGATCGTGCTCATCGAGCTCGTGCAGCAGAAGCGCGAGAATGGCGAGTCGATCAACGACGCGCTGCGCGACGCCGGTGCGACCAGAATGCGTCCGATCCTCATGACCGCGCTCGCCACGATCTTCGCGCTCGTGCCGCTCGCCTCGGGCTTCGCCGAGGGTGCGCTCATCAGCCAGTCGCTGGCGGTCATCGTCATCGGCGGTCTGACGACGTCGACGGCGCTCACGCTGGTGGTCGTGCCGGTCGCCTACGCGCTGCTCGAGGGCTGGCGCGAGAAGCTGCTTGGCAGCCGCCACGAGACGCCGGAGGGCGATGGCCCCGAGGGCGGGTCGGATGGCGACGGACCGGAGTTCGGCCCCGACGACTTCGAGACCATCCCGGAGTAG
- a CDS encoding rhodanese-like domain-containing protein: MLHRSTVTETRCRVFGWGVKKITTAELAEKMGAGKVVLIDVREPSEFKGGRINGAINIPLGQLRTGVAKYDPAAETFLICASGSRSATAAKQLKSMGFENAYSVAGGMAAWRGKVKR; this comes from the coding sequence ATGCTGCACAGGTCGACCGTCACAGAAACGAGGTGCCGCGTGTTCGGATGGGGTGTCAAGAAGATCACGACCGCCGAGCTGGCAGAGAAGATGGGCGCCGGCAAGGTCGTCCTTATAGATGTGCGTGAGCCCTCGGAGTTCAAGGGCGGCCGTATCAACGGTGCGATCAACATCCCGCTCGGACAGCTGCGGACAGGCGTCGCGAAATACGACCCTGCCGCCGAGACGTTCCTGATCTGCGCGAGTGGCAGCCGCAGCGCAACCGCCGCGAAGCAGCTCAAGTCGATGGGATTCGAGAACGCCTACAGCGTGGCCGGCGGCATGGCCGCGTGGCGCGGCAAGGTGAAGCGCTAG
- a CDS encoding AMP-binding protein, whose protein sequence is MDHLLNKFCPRTEFHSYEDFAENFRIEAPEGFNFGFDVVDEWAAVEPDKRALVWCDDDGNERVFTFAELSRLSNQTANAWSKLGIGKGSVVMFVLRRRWEYWVGAIALAKLGAIIIPASMMLTTKDIIYRCQSAGVEMVACVDDDYVIEQMEGALPECPTVTSRLVVAGEREGWVDFNGLLEGESDEFARPDGEDRTTNDDTMILYFTSGTTGPPKMVRHTFTHPLGHIMTARYWQQVKEDTLHLSVSDSGWAKFGWGKIYGQWICGATVFGYDMKKFVPATLLQKIADYKLTTFCAPPTMYRFMLQEDVSAYDLSSVHKWTTAGEPLNPEVTKQWLDHTGHRIREGFGQTESVVLVATWPWLDPKPGSMGMPSPLYNIKLLSDEDGHECADGEEGMICVTGLEEAWPPGLFMGYYHDEERSREAVGGDYYDTGDVAWRDSDGYYTFVGRNDDVIKASGYRIGPFEVESALIEHPAVVECAVTGAPDPMRGIVVKATCILAKGFEPSDELVKELQEHVKKTTAPYKYPRVVEFVDELPKTISGKIKRAQIRSEDGVEE, encoded by the coding sequence ATGGACCACCTGCTGAACAAGTTCTGCCCGCGCACCGAGTTCCACTCCTACGAGGACTTCGCCGAGAACTTCCGCATCGAGGCTCCCGAGGGCTTCAACTTCGGCTTCGACGTGGTCGACGAGTGGGCGGCGGTCGAGCCGGACAAGCGCGCACTAGTGTGGTGTGACGACGACGGCAACGAGCGGGTCTTCACCTTCGCCGAGCTCTCGCGCCTGTCGAACCAGACCGCCAACGCCTGGTCGAAGCTGGGTATCGGCAAGGGCTCGGTCGTCATGTTCGTGCTACGGCGCCGCTGGGAGTACTGGGTGGGAGCGATCGCTCTCGCCAAGCTCGGCGCCATCATCATCCCGGCGTCGATGATGCTCACCACCAAAGACATCATCTACCGCTGCCAGAGCGCGGGCGTCGAGATGGTGGCGTGCGTCGACGACGACTACGTCATCGAGCAGATGGAGGGCGCGCTTCCCGAGTGTCCCACCGTCACGAGCCGCCTCGTGGTCGCCGGCGAGCGTGAGGGCTGGGTCGATTTCAACGGGTTGCTCGAGGGCGAGTCCGATGAGTTCGCGCGTCCCGACGGCGAAGACCGCACCACCAACGACGACACGATGATCCTGTACTTCACCTCGGGCACGACCGGCCCTCCCAAAATGGTGCGTCACACGTTCACGCACCCGCTCGGGCACATCATGACCGCGCGCTACTGGCAGCAGGTCAAGGAGGACACCCTGCACCTGTCCGTCTCGGACTCGGGCTGGGCGAAGTTCGGTTGGGGCAAGATCTACGGTCAGTGGATCTGCGGCGCGACCGTGTTCGGCTACGACATGAAGAAGTTCGTGCCGGCGACCCTGCTGCAGAAGATCGCCGACTACAAGCTCACCACCTTCTGCGCGCCTCCCACGATGTACCGCTTCATGCTGCAGGAGGACGTCTCGGCATACGACCTGTCCTCGGTGCACAAGTGGACGACCGCCGGTGAGCCGCTCAACCCCGAGGTCACGAAGCAGTGGCTCGACCATACCGGCCACCGCATCCGCGAGGGCTTCGGGCAGACCGAGAGCGTCGTGCTCGTGGCGACGTGGCCGTGGCTCGACCCCAAGCCGGGCTCGATGGGCATGCCCTCGCCGCTCTACAACATCAAGCTGCTCTCCGATGAGGACGGCCACGAGTGCGCGGACGGCGAGGAAGGCATGATCTGCGTGACCGGCCTCGAGGAGGCCTGGCCTCCCGGCCTGTTCATGGGCTACTACCACGACGAAGAGCGCAGCCGAGAAGCCGTGGGCGGCGACTACTACGACACTGGTGACGTCGCGTGGCGCGACTCGGACGGCTACTACACGTTCGTGGGCCGCAACGACGACGTCATCAAGGCGAGCGGCTACCGCATCGGCCCGTTCGAGGTCGAGAGCGCGCTCATCGAGCATCCTGCGGTCGTCGAGTGCGCGGTCACCGGCGCGCCTGACCCGATGCGCGGCATCGTCGTGAAGGCGACGTGCATCCTCGCAAAGGGCTTCGAGCCGTCAGACGAACTCGTCAAGGAGCTGCAGGAGCACGTCAAGAAGACGACCGCCCCCTACAAGTACCCGCGCGTTGTCGAGTTCGTCGACGAGCTGCCCAAGACGATCAGCGGCAAGATCAAGCGCGCGCAGATCCGTAGCGAGGACGGCGTCGAGGAGTAG
- a CDS encoding cupin domain-containing protein → MNTDFTQIGLRIRGLREACDITRDELATELGVSAETYAAYEDTGADIPISAVYHIASRFGVDLSEILSGTDARLDTYQVVKAGSGRPVSRHPGYRYQDLAWLFSRKVMQPLLVTLDPTEEPAALVTHTGQEFNMVLSGSIVLTFDDREITLDVGDSIYFNPTHPHGQKCNGSTPAQFVTIIAE, encoded by the coding sequence ATGAACACCGATTTCACGCAGATTGGGCTGCGCATCAGGGGGCTGCGCGAGGCGTGCGACATCACGCGCGACGAACTCGCGACCGAGCTCGGCGTCTCGGCTGAGACGTACGCCGCCTACGAGGACACCGGGGCCGACATCCCGATCTCGGCGGTCTACCACATCGCCAGTAGGTTCGGCGTAGACCTCTCCGAGATCCTCTCGGGCACGGATGCACGGCTCGACACCTACCAGGTGGTCAAGGCCGGCTCCGGGCGCCCGGTCAGCAGGCACCCCGGCTATCGCTACCAGGACCTCGCATGGCTGTTCAGCCGCAAGGTCATGCAGCCGCTACTCGTCACGCTCGATCCCACCGAAGAGCCCGCGGCGCTCGTCACCCACACGGGCCAGGAGTTCAACATGGTGCTGTCCGGCAGCATCGTGCTGACCTTCGACGACCGAGAGATCACGCTTGATGTCGGCGACAGCATCTACTTCAACCCGACGCACCCGCATGGCCAGAAGTGCAACGGAAGCACGCCCGCCCAGTTCGTCACGATCATCGCCGAATAG
- a CDS encoding 2-oxoacid:ferredoxin oxidoreductase subunit gamma, translating into MTTLNVLLAGFGGQGVLFAGKLIAEAGLIEGREISWLPSYGPEMRGGTANCSVCLSDEPIGSPLVLEPDVLIAMNQPSLDKFYADVIPGGTIIVDSTMIPNVPQRADVTIITIPATQLAEDNGLKGLANVVLVGTLLKELGFCAIDALDKAIVKSVPPKRQQLLEPNRKALALGMEGGTCEM; encoded by the coding sequence ATGACCACCCTCAACGTGCTTCTCGCCGGATTCGGCGGCCAGGGCGTGCTGTTCGCCGGCAAACTCATCGCCGAGGCCGGCCTCATCGAAGGCCGCGAGATCTCGTGGCTGCCCAGCTACGGTCCCGAGATGCGTGGCGGCACCGCGAACTGCAGTGTCTGCCTCTCCGATGAACCCATCGGCTCACCGCTCGTACTCGAGCCCGACGTGCTCATCGCGATGAACCAGCCGTCGCTGGACAAGTTCTACGCCGACGTCATTCCCGGAGGCACGATCATCGTCGACTCGACCATGATCCCCAACGTGCCACAGCGCGCCGACGTCACCATCATCACGATTCCCGCGACCCAGCTCGCCGAGGACAACGGCCTCAAGGGCCTCGCAAACGTCGTGCTCGTGGGGACGCTCCTCAAGGAGCTTGGCTTCTGCGCCATCGACGCGCTCGACAAGGCGATCGTGAAGTCGGTTCCGCCCAAGCGCCAGCAACTGCTCGAGCCCAACCGCAAGGCACTCGCGCTGGGCATGGAAGGCGGCACCTGCGAGATGTAA
- a CDS encoding 2-oxoglutarate oxidoreductase: protein MKTVFERPHALCDVPFTYCPGCTHGITHRLVAEALDELGIEGTTIGVAPVGCSVLAYEFFACDMIQAAHGRAPAVATAIKRVNPANTVFTYQGDGDLASIGMAETVHAASRGDNITVIFVNNAIYGMTGGQMAPTSLAKQVTQTSPYGRDVSSDGFPIRVCEMLATLDGVALAQRVSMDTPRNVRAAKKAIKKAFEYQIEGVGYTIIEVVSTCPTNWGLAPTDAMEWLRENMLPHYPLGVYRDVKAEGFADVAEAALARDAEPECDPCTEPIEASEPPFEDAPGEVGSQAGDV from the coding sequence ATGAAGACCGTCTTCGAGCGTCCGCACGCCCTCTGCGACGTGCCCTTCACCTACTGCCCCGGCTGCACCCACGGCATCACGCACCGCCTCGTCGCCGAGGCGCTCGACGAGCTCGGCATCGAGGGCACGACCATCGGCGTCGCTCCGGTCGGCTGCTCGGTGCTCGCCTACGAGTTCTTCGCGTGCGACATGATCCAGGCAGCCCACGGCCGCGCACCGGCGGTCGCGACCGCCATCAAGCGTGTGAACCCCGCCAACACCGTCTTCACCTACCAGGGTGACGGCGATCTGGCCTCGATCGGCATGGCCGAGACGGTGCACGCCGCTAGCCGCGGCGACAACATCACCGTCATCTTCGTCAACAACGCGATCTACGGCATGACCGGCGGCCAGATGGCGCCGACGTCGCTCGCGAAGCAAGTCACGCAGACAAGCCCCTACGGGCGCGACGTGAGCTCTGACGGCTTCCCCATCCGCGTCTGCGAGATGCTCGCAACGCTCGACGGCGTCGCGCTCGCACAGCGGGTGAGCATGGACACGCCGCGCAACGTGCGTGCCGCGAAGAAAGCCATCAAGAAGGCGTTCGAGTACCAGATCGAAGGCGTCGGCTACACCATCATCGAGGTCGTCTCGACCTGCCCGACCAACTGGGGTCTGGCGCCAACCGACGCGATGGAGTGGCTGCGCGAGAACATGCTGCCGCACTACCCGCTCGGCGTGTACCGCGACGTGAAGGCCGAGGGCTTCGCCGACGTGGCCGAAGCCGCGCTCGCTCGCGATGCCGAGCCGGAGTGCGACCCGTGCACCGAGCCCATCGAGGCGTCCGAGCCGCCGTTCGAGGACGCACCCGGCGAGGTCGGCTCACAGGCAGGTGACGTCTGA
- a CDS encoding 3-methyl-2-oxobutanoate dehydrogenase subunit VorB has translation MAEKILMKGNEALAESAIRAGCRCFFGYPITPQTEVAAYMAKRMAKEGGTYLQAESEIAAINMVYGAAAAGARAMTSSSSPGISLKGEGISYMAGADLPGVIVNIQRGGPGLGGIQPSQSDYWQATRATGHGDFHLIVLAPSTVQEMADDVFEAFDLADTYRTPVMILADGMLGQMMEPVVLPERKTEFPEKPWALTGHKNQRPHNIVNSLHLKPEDLERFSVERFERYETIKANEQRAETFLVDDAEIVLVAFGACARIARSAVNKAREAGINVGLIRPITLWPFPTDAIEASLGTACAVLTVEMNMGQMVDDVRLAVNGRVPVEFFGRAGGIIPTPAEVLANIEALAERCSAAKTGGDAR, from the coding sequence GTGGCCGAGAAGATCCTGATGAAGGGTAACGAGGCGCTCGCCGAGTCCGCGATCCGAGCGGGATGCCGGTGCTTCTTCGGATACCCGATCACCCCGCAGACCGAGGTCGCCGCGTACATGGCGAAGCGCATGGCCAAGGAAGGCGGCACGTACCTGCAGGCCGAGAGCGAGATCGCCGCGATCAACATGGTGTACGGCGCGGCGGCTGCGGGCGCTCGGGCGATGACCTCGTCGAGCTCGCCGGGTATCTCGCTCAAGGGCGAAGGCATCTCCTACATGGCCGGCGCCGACCTGCCCGGCGTCATCGTCAACATCCAGCGCGGCGGCCCGGGCCTCGGCGGCATCCAGCCGTCGCAGTCGGACTACTGGCAGGCCACACGGGCGACCGGCCACGGCGACTTCCACCTCATCGTGCTCGCGCCTTCGACCGTCCAGGAGATGGCCGACGACGTCTTCGAGGCGTTCGACCTCGCCGACACGTACCGCACGCCGGTCATGATCCTGGCCGACGGCATGCTCGGCCAGATGATGGAGCCGGTCGTACTGCCTGAGCGCAAGACCGAGTTCCCCGAGAAGCCGTGGGCGCTCACGGGTCACAAGAACCAGCGCCCACACAACATCGTCAACTCGCTGCACCTCAAGCCCGAGGACCTCGAGCGCTTCAGCGTCGAGCGCTTCGAGCGTTACGAGACCATCAAGGCCAACGAGCAGCGCGCCGAGACGTTCCTGGTCGATGATGCGGAGATCGTGCTCGTGGCGTTCGGCGCCTGCGCACGTATCGCCCGCAGTGCCGTGAACAAGGCGCGAGAGGCGGGCATCAATGTCGGCCTCATCCGCCCCATCACGCTCTGGCCGTTCCCCACCGATGCGATCGAGGCATCGCTGGGCACAGCATGCGCGGTCCTGACCGTCGAGATGAACATGGGCCAGATGGTCGACGACGTGCGCCTGGCCGTGAACGGCCGCGTGCCCGTCGAGTTCTTCGGGCGCGCCGGCGGCATCATCCCCACGCCCGCCGAGGTGCTCGCGAACATCGAGGCGCTCGCCGAGCGCTGCTCGGCGGCAAAGACGGGAGGTGACGCCCGATGA
- a CDS encoding ferredoxin family protein: MSRIVVDEQYCKGCGLCVEACPRHIIVLDPDKITPKGYHPAMLTDESACTACENCALMCPDVAITVEKG; encoded by the coding sequence ATGTCGAGGATCGTGGTCGACGAGCAGTACTGCAAGGGATGCGGGTTGTGCGTGGAAGCCTGTCCACGCCACATCATCGTGCTCGATCCCGACAAGATCACGCCCAAGGGCTACCACCCCGCCATGCTCACCGACGAGTCGGCGTGCACCGCGTGCGAGAACTGCGCACTCATGTGCCCGGACGTCGCGATCACCGTAGAGAAGGGGTGA